A segment of the Penaeus monodon isolate SGIC_2016 unplaced genomic scaffold, NSTDA_Pmon_1 PmonScaffold_1803, whole genome shotgun sequence genome:
TGAACAATGCTCAATACTTTTCTTATAATATAAACTGTGATCAGTCCCTgagatataaaacccaaaaagtgaTTATTCAGTATGTTTTTAAGCTGGTGCATTTGaacacaaacagtaaaaatactCACGTCAGCTATTTTATTAATCTTGGTTTTTAATCCCTAGAGCTTATTTGTGATCTCCTCTGACTTCTGCCACTGGGGTCAGCGCTTCCGTTACACCTACTACGACCGCTCTGTCGGGGAGATCTGGCAGTCGATACAGAAGCTCGACAAGCAGGGGATGAACTTGATTGAGACTTTAAACCCGAGTGCCTTTACCGAGTACCTGAAAAAGTACGGCAACACCATCTGTGGCCGCCATCCTATTGGGCGTCTTGCTCAATGTGAGTGGTTTAAAAACAGGTTTTTGAGATTGAATAATGTAAAAGTCTTTTTATATGTGAAGACAAACTAATTCATACACAAAGGTGAAATAAACCCTCTATGTAATATGAGTGGATTAATTGATGAGATGTTTTGATTTGCCAAGTTTTTCATTagacagtaaaaaacaaaatagatctTCCTAAGGAGGCTGAAAAATCACATTTTTGctgattatattatgtttatgttatgtacttataatttattttatcatagtttttgcttatcagtattttttatggaaaatgaTAGTGAATCACTTAGAGGTGTTTGGTTAGCAGCTGGCATAATTAATTCatcatagatatttaaaaaagtgacatgtatatatatgatgctatAATCAAGTTGTTCATTTCCCAGCGGTTGCAACTCTCCAAAAGACAAGCATGGCCACCGCATGTTGCTCAAATTTCTGCAATATGCCCAGTCTTCGCAATGCTACACTTCATCTGATTCTTCCGTGTCGTATGCTGCCGCCTCTCTCATATTTGAATAAACCTTAGGTGCCCTTGCGTGAGGCGTATTCTTGAGGTGGAGTGTGATAGCTtgagaggtgatgatgatgacgactcaAAGAAATACTTATCTATGCATTATAAGTTAAATATGTCTTTAAGGTTGGAAGGTTGAGGAAATAGATTCATGAGAAgagctagatatatatgtattactttcaaaaagaccagaaaaaagaaaaattatttaaacttgGGTAGAGCATACTAGgattaaaaatgtttatttatatatatatatttttttcaatatagttCAATTTTGGATTTGTATATTTTGAATGGGGTTTTggtgaagaaattttaaaattttttaattattattattatttttctctcacccTGTTTAGAAAATCACAGCCCTAATATTGCACACACTATCCACTCAAAATAACGTATCATAGATGAATGTCACATAGCTCCTCTCTCAAATGCGTCTCATTCAGGGCCAAAAGGGGGGCTGGCTGGCGATACTCCCCGCTTCTTCTGCCACGAGTGAGAGCGAAACACCTTCCCACTCGGATGTAAAGAATTGTTGACCAATGTCCAGTCTTGGGCAGATATGTGGGTCGTTTTTGGGGGCAGGGAGGTGATTCCCTGGCCTTGGAACGTCCTGCTAGGCTCAAGGGTTGGAGATTGCGttgtcctttttttatctcttttttcttttttcttttttttattttggtgattTGACACTCAGGGCCATTTTATAACACGtgcttataatgaatataataatgatgtgtgtgttttggggttatgGTCTTATCTATGAGCGATAACCCCCCACTTTCTTCAGAATAAACAGTCAAATAGCCCCCCACCAAAGCCTCTGTGATGCTTTGAAATAGAGAGTatttacaaatttcctttttttttttttttttttttttccgttcaacGGGAGGGGGTTAGGATTCttgttactcccccccccccctcctcctgtccccttTTCAATCTCCCATTTTTGaaagaaaaggattttaaaaaggtCTGGTTTTCTGATGTTCCTCTTTGGTGTGAGGATTAATGGGAagatattttattacaaaaaggGATTTAGATTGGAGTCTCAtggttccccccaccccccctctctcagtcGTATCACCCCAACCCTCTCTCCATCACCCACCCTCCCCGTAAAACCTTGCCTTAAACTTGTCACACACACTCGGCAAAGGCGAAACTTTAGGGTGCACTGTGGCCAAAAGCTCGACGAAGTAAGCTCCAATTTACAGACATTcccgttattgttttatttatttatttatttttttttttaaggggggtggtGCATGTCTGGAACACAAAACCTTTTGTGGAATGATCTCATTGTAGCACACCTGATGCCCCCTCCTTCCAGTAACCCTGCACCCATGCCTaatgcccttcccctcctctccctcttctccctcttctcccacctctccctctccacatctCATGAATACTCAACAACAGATGACAGGTTGATTGGCCAACTTGAGTCTATATGCCGACATGCTCatgcaacatatatatctataaaatacgtttttatttttattttttctttaaaattcatgCACATCCACAGAAATGCACACTTGCATGCCAcgaacacgcacatgcaaacgcgagcacaaacacaaaaattcatGCTCAcgccatgcacacgcacatacacaccacatgcacacgcacatgcacacgcacatgcacacgcacacgcacaaagcacacgacacgcacacatacacactctcactcacacactctcactcacacactctcactctcactctcacactctctctcactcactctcctctcactctcactctcactctcactctcactcactcactcactcactcactcattcactcactcactcactcactcactcactcactcactcactcactcactcactcactcctcactcactcactcactcactcactcattcactcacactgtACATGCACTCtcacccaatctctctctctctctctctctctctctctctctctctctctctctctctctctctctctctctctcttctctctctctctctctctctctcccttcctccctcccttcctccttcccttccttccttccttccttccttccttcctttccctttccctttccctttccctttccctttccctccctccctccccccctccctccctccctccctccctccctccctccctccctccctccctcctccccccctcccctctcctatctccctctctccttctctccttctccgtctctccctctctctccttcttgttcttcctcttctccctctcctccttttcttcctgttctctccctcctatattcataatttattcaAGTATACTGTAAGCACTCCACTCTCAGATACTCATTCGCTTGTATGACTGTAACACTTAGCTGCTCCTTACTTAATCACTCACTCTCCAGATAAGTCCAGATCCTTGTCCCAAAACATTTgcaccctctttttccctttcccccttcctttccttttagtcttgccttttccctctgtcccttctcctttccttccttctctccctcccttcctctgtctctagctttcttcccaaaacccccttccttcctcttaccctccctttctccctgcccttgtaccctcccctgcctcccttctatcttcattttttcctcccctccaaaTCCCTTCATCTCCTTATCAcatcccctcctcactctcccctttccactctttccctccctcctttttccttcctttcctccccttcattcttccctcccaCTATCACTAAACGCAACACCCTTCAAAGGAGTGTTGTTGGTGGTTAATCTCGAGAGTGTCTGTTGTTAAAACCAGCCATCATGTTTACCTATACAAGGCCTTGCTGCTTTCATATAGCCAGCTTtcataaataacaatatcaacttcAACTGTTTCTCTCAGACTATATTGCCCTTAAATTTTCCTCCCATATATCATGCTAACTGGTGTTAAGctattgttaaaaaagaaaaaaaatacaagtagcGTGAAAGCAGTGGCAAGGAGATTTCATACACTTTTGTAGATAATCGGATGTAGAGAGGACATTTATAGTCACAGTAGACTTTAGTAAGAAGACAAGACATCTTAAGAAGTGTTTCCAACAGATGATGGTCAAGTCCTTTTCCTTTCACCCAtggattctggtaattttttaaatgtgATTTTGTGATTTTATAGATTGATTCACACAACTGGTATAAGAAGCTaaaattgttttgtgtttttaaccATAAGTGAAAACTTTTGGCCATCCTTAATAGATGAATTACTAAGAACTCTATGATTGCAAAGCCAAGCAGGGTGTGGGTGGTTCttcctattaataataatttttgtaatgaGATAAAGTGATGAATACACCCCTGTACTCTCCAATGTGACCTTAAGATTGTGATTAGAGAGAGAACTCCCAAGTTTAGATGGGGAGGACTTCATGctacacacatactcaccccaCATTTCCCCCCGCTTGGCTAATGATAATGGAGGTGAATTTTTTGGTAGCTTTCTTTGGAGGTGTTTATGATTAATTCAGCTTGTGTGGGTTGGTGAAAACAAAGGAAATACTGTATTGTGATTTACATTAGGATCTGAGAACATTACTGCAGGCCCTCGCTGAACTGCTGTGTTATTTAGTAGCATTTTATTCTTTGGAATGCTGTTATTTATATCTCATTTCGTAAATAGGTATGTTGAGATGGGAATATTTACTATGTAAGTCAAGCAGCTGTTCTTCAAATTATGTgtgattattttccctttaaatggaACGTCGGTTTACATGAAAGGAAGCAAGCATATACATTTTTGTGCTATGTTTAACTTGGTTCTTACTCTTTTTTGAAGTTTAGTTTTAGTTAGAAGTCAGAAAGATGTATGTGAAATTTATAATCTcattaatataagaaaatgtatTATGTGCACaggaaaacattttataaaagcttatgattcacaaaaaaaaggaagtatatTAACAAtaggtatttttctttctctgttgcaAGAAGATGTCTGACGtcagtttttgggaaatttccccacaCAACTTAATTTATTATTGAGGCTTCATTTGTAGACTAATCACTGAAGTAGAAAGGGAgcaaaacagagaagaagaatgatagtgatattagtgtttgatattagtaatggttatggtgataatgatgatagtaaggataatataACTCCTTTGCACCCCAAAAAAGGAATTGCAGTAAAGTTTCAGGTGCCATACTGCAAGCAGATTttgctcttctttttattcttatttattttttttaaactacacAAGTACATTATTTTCCCCAGTGCAGCTTTCCAGTTTGTGCTGTTGCTGTCATGCAAGGGTGCAGTTTTTTCCCCTCGGCTTAAGAATTGTGGTTGGAAAGGTGTTGTGTGTCAGGAATTACAAGAATGAATTGTTAGATATCATTTAGATAGcccaatgtacacacacacaaagaggtcATTGTAAAGTAGGGATTTTAGCAAGTACATGAATTCAGTTTGTATCACATTGTATCTAGCAATTCAATCTGTAGATCTGACCTGTGTATGATGAGAGTTTTTAGAAGATTGTCAGGTGTGAGATGTCTTCTTGTAACAAGATGTAAAATGAAACTtggtattttgatgttttttttcctttttgtcatttGTTGTGATCAAGTCCCTTGGTGTTTTTATtctataccattttttttattactcatctGTTGGGGAACATAATATAAAGCTTATAATTAAGTACtggttcttttctctcactctctctctttttttttacatttgtaaatttgaatatttttatttgatataatttttttattttttcaaaactggCATGGTATTTTATTTATCCTGTGGTATTGCATGTTATCTTGAACAATGCATGGATCATTCAGTAATATAGTTATCTTtaccatgtttttttattattgatctcttttcattcttctactTTGGCTACGTCACATacttgtcttgatttttttttactctatcctTTTCAAATAtagacttttttcttcttaagaAATCATTGCTTGTGacacaagtaaagaaaaaagaagttgagcaaatttgcataattttctttctcttattttctctcttaccaTAGATGAActcgataattatcattatcagtaaattGATTTCACTTCTGCAGTGGATTTTGACGGCAACATTAGCAAGACgaaagaatgggagaaaatgGATTTACTTGGGACAGAGAGACAACACAAAAGGTACGCAACTCTTGGTCTTGAACTGATGTTACGGTTTTCAAAATGTGCACGGATAAAGTGTGTCCCTTTGATTGACAAAGAATGAGCTATGAAATCAAACCAACattgaagagaaaagataaaccaAAGAAAAGTGCCTGTAATTTTCAAGTTTACTTAATTCCCATaagctgttttatttattttatttattggttaAAAAGCCAAGTTTACCAAGTTCCTTAATTTAGATATCATTCAATTGGTGTTTGTGAAATAGGTGATATTTAGTATCTTTTAGCTTTGAGAATGGTGAATATAGAATAAGTGCAAAGGATaacagaaaagggagataaaatatTCAGAGACAATAAGTAGGATGTGGatctaaaattttgaaaaaaaaagaaatctgctaAATTTAAAAGCTGAAAATTATTAACAAGGAAGTACCGTGGTAACTATTTGTTTGATAGCCTCTTTGTAATATTTAGTACATGTAACTAaagattatatttcattttatgattGTTTTGTATTTAGTTCATATAGAGCTATACTTATTTTGAGAAATCTTATATTTTAACTCATTAGTACAAAGATTACTTCTTATACTACTGAATGATTGTAGATGATTTTCTTATAgcttacaattattttttcatatgttaaAGATTTATTAAAGGAGAGTAGTTTTGCAGTACACCATGAAATATCGTAAACCTCTACTGACTGGCTGTGTATGCATCATCTAGGTTGCACATTAATACTAGAAAGAATCTCTTAAAAATTCTAAATGAAATTGCTTGTGCATATATTTGCtactgaaaaaaattaacaatagtaCTTAGAAGACACCAAATTTCAGACCAGCAAAATATTTTGCTGGAATTGGAATCCCTTAAGTTCAATATGAGTTGCAATATAGTGTGTAGAATTTGAGCTGGAACAAAACTGCATGAAGGAACACAGATGAATATGGACATGTATGCTAATGATATAACAGTGTAGATTGTTGCCCTTTATATTGCATTTTTATAGAATTTCCAAGGGAAAATGTTACAAGTTTGTAATACCCTAAGAGTTCTTAATATGACCTAAGTTTTTTTGTACAGTTTGTGAGATCGGATGGTATGTGTACATTTGCTTAGGTTGCTATGAGATAAAAGGTGGCTGCAAATGGTGTAAAAAGCCCAGTTCCTGCCTGTTATAAAAACAAAGCCTGCACTTTAAAATGATGCCAAATGACTGTACTTTAATGTTTAGCTTTTAATTTATGaatcaatattttttgttaaaatttgaaTGTTTTCATGCTCACATCCAGtaatccattttatttttgtcatgataTTTAATGCATGTATTATTGGCTCACCAGATATTTCTGTATGTACTGTCTaaacttactctctctttcttccattattCCATGCAAACCATTGAAATATCATTTCTTCAAGTTGCCAGAACATACATCATAACCTTTTCCGacttgttcattttatttaagGAATTTACGTTACATCACTTTGCCGAGTTATTTTAAGCAGTAGTGGACACATAACTGCAGACCTTTCAACAGTATACAGTAgaaatattacaaagaaaaagtCAGAGACCTTATCAGTGTTGCCATCAAGACTGTTACTTTCCACTTTATCTCTTGTCTTTCTCACATTTTACTGACTATATGCCTAATGTTAAGACAACGTGCCTGTAGAGAAGTTGTATAAGATACTGTTATAGGAACTTGTACACAAATGAACCAGGCCACTTGTTTGGTAATGCTAATAAAGATCAGATTTGCAGTTCATGTCTTTATTGATACATTAGTCTCCTCCTTTAGAATATAGGATATGAAGTGTTTCAGGATACAAGTGTTCCAGATTAAGTTTCATATCATATGATGAaagatacattttatttatttattgacattTTCTGCTGTGACaatatctaaggtcattagtgggcatattcaaaatatagtgatagggtAGGGCTAGGGGGCAAAGCCCCCCTGGCTAAGAATTTTgaggatttccagaatggttaatgaTCTAAGAAACATGTGCTAGACAAAAGTCTCACAGCATTATgacaagggctgaggtccaaggcaggggtgatccgcTTCATTGGGTCTCAGCCTCCCTCCTAAGCCCCCTCAGGtcaacaacaagcaagggattggggggatgaAAGATATATATCCTTGACTTTTGATACAAAGTGATTGTGTATTGCCTgtgcagtctggattcactgtttattacctttattttgatTGGCTTGTACTGGATACTCAACTCAAGAAGGAAAGCTAAACATAGAAAATTAGCAACTACTTCTTGTTGTTATATCATAGTATTTAATGAAGTCCTGAAAGGCAGCCAATTACttagaaaaacagaagagaacagACTTTTCATGTTATGCAAACAGTTTCCACCCATTTCAAATCACTGTAGTCTctaaatgatatatgaaatatgaacaGCACTGAACTggctaatttaataaaaaatccaATATGAATaaaacttttgtttattttaaattcaaGGTGAAATAGGAAATATTGCATTTCCATGATTTTGCGTCAGATAGAATTTGAAATCTAAAACATAGCAGCATAGTCCTGATGCCATGGCCATTGTGAActtagtttattatttatatttagacacgatggctccacaagtactagtcaccagtgagccaattattactacctatctcacctttatacccttttccatgatttttgaaaatattttctggtatcgTATATTGTTAGaatgtcaatatcattataataattataatgttttatgatgataatatcgcATGGATATTAATACAGTAAAAGAGCGTTTTCCAGCAACTCAGTGAAATAAAGTGAGGTCAGAAGGTCTAATTATGGCTAATCACTTAGCACAAAACAGTGCTAAAGTGAAAACAACTTTTCCAGTAATGGCggttaataatgagtataataatgtgCTAtgtgaaaaacaaatttttaagatTAATAGATAGTATTTAAGGTCCAAAAAGTAAGTCTTAATATAGGTAAATGCAGGAATCTTCATTAATTGAGAATGAGTCATTGTTTAAAGAATAGCATATCATGATGAATTACAGAAAGAGCGAAAAGGAATATATAGCTTACATGCTTCAATGAAAATCATAGAGGAAACAACAATGAATCAATTGATTTTAAACATGctccaaaattttttaagatagcatttatgatttctttcttttactcttgatATCAAAGTCAAACACctttttattaatacaattacaagtaataacaatgctaatataaAACATTCACTATTGCTTCAGTGtcagttgtaaaaatataaattatctgACATGTAAAGAATGTGTGCTACATCAAATAATTCCTATTTTACCGGTCATGGTGATGCTGATATATCTAAAGTGTTAATCAAGAATTAAACAATTACATTAAATGACAGCATGTTTAAGGACATAGTGTTCAAGAGGAATGACTGATGTTATGAACTTTCTTCAGCATAACAATAACAGCGATCATATAATTTGATTGATATTCTTGCGTTGCCTTTTTTCTGTATTGCAGTGGTTCTAAGTTATCTTACTGGAAAACACTTGTGCAGTTTTTTTTGGTACGGAACATAGGCATTTACACCATGTCTGGCATATTTTCCAGCTGTAGCTAAGTTGAAGCGAATCTTCAGCATTTGTAAAAGATATCATGAATTTCTACAATATGGTTAATTTTTATCCCACCGGCAGATTTTGGTATAGGCTGTAACTTTAGGTGGAGACAATTTATAACCTCAAAATTTCTCATGAGAATGTTGAGGAAAGTTTGGCTAGTGTTTAATCTTCACTTTATTTTCTTGTGTTGGTATAGTCATCcacgataatgaaataatattaaaagaaatcatGGTTTAATAATATTAGCTGATATGGTTTAGACAGTCGAACGATTCTCCTCTGCCAGGGTTGAGAAATTGTCATAATGCTTGGTTAGTGCACTAATTTTACATTGTAAACTATACATTTTAACAGTCATACCTACATTTTAAAGATCTATTTTTTGACATGCTCAAGAGACTAATATGAAATGCACTTCCAGTTAGATTTGTTGTTTATGAATGTCGATATGGTAACAAACAGCATCTTATATACTTTGTATAATTTTTAacttactaataattattaagGCATTAGACCTCCATTCCTCTCATTCCAATTTGATTTTATGAAGAGGgtgtaatattttaaaaggaTTTGCCTgtgaaatggatatatataaagaaaacaatactGTGAAATTCTGTTTTGAGTAGTCTATGGATTATCTGCAGGAGCTAAGATTGCACAGTTGACTATGGTCTCAAGAAggatataattttcttataaaaaaaaaaaaaacacaaggagtTTAAGTGGCAAGAAAGTGGACTATGTGAAATCTGATACTAAGATGTCTgttcattttttgcattttttattttttcatcacatgAAAAAAGTCTTCTTGTTTTATCTAGACAATATATAGTTTGTAATCCATATATAGTCTGTAATACATTTGTTTGTTAATTCTGTGCACTATAAGCATTTATAGTTTGATATTCTTTGATCTCCCTTCTTTTCACAACGGATGTAGAAGATTTAAAGAAACGAAGACCTGCTGAATATTAACTTTATTTATGTAAGAATACACATAAGTGAAATCTAAAACAATTTTGCACATCGTAAATCAAATTCGTAAATATgccatttcttatatttatacaatacagAAGAGCAAATGGGTAAGCATTAACCAAAAAACTGTAGGTTACTTGGATAACAGCCGAAGTTCTCTAATAGGATTCACACcttttgatgctttttgtaacctAGCTTTAATATCCTTTAATATCAAAGTTCAGGAAGTACACTTGAAGGATATCATTTCcttcttaataataattatttgtgtacAACTGAATTCcagtaatttttcatttaaactaTAAAGATTATCTCTTAAGAATCAAATAATTATACTTTACtctaaaatgatttaaaatatatcaagCACCTCTCAATTTCTATTAGCTATACTCTAAAATTCCTGCAAAATTAGGAATTTTAGTACAGATCAGAGACTGTTAGTCAACAAAGCACCAGTTCAGCTACAAACTGAATTTACTTGGAATTCATGAATACTGCTCGAAACCAGATTTTGTCTGTCAAAAAACCTCAAAATTTTCAGTTCACAAACTCTCTCTGTGTCCAAGTAAAAACAGATTAAAAATACTTAAACTAgcaaatatattcaaatacagaACAGCAGCCCAAAGTGCCCTGAGATCTATGTGTATTTGGTCCGTCCAGCCAGTGAATAATCATAAATCACGAGCCTTATTggcatatcaaaataataataataataataataataataaaaggtgaagaattatcaaaaacaattatacataataataataaagctcaAATACTGCTGTATTGGACCCCTACAAGAAGCTGTTCTCTCATCACGCCTTAAACCtaacctttcccttcttttctctgtaCGTTCTCTCAAATGCGCAGGATTAGTGAGACATACAAATGGCACAGACAATAGGTCAACACATCATGATGATAGTCCTAGCAAATCTCTTATACACTGGTTAATTGGTTGTCAGGCTCATGgctaaatgataagaaaaaatggtaataattccTCAGtgtctctatttttctatataatcttatttGCAAATACAAATCAGGCTTTTGTATGATGGATACAATACaaacaaagaatacaaaaatCAATACATTAGGAATGTAACACAGAAGGGAACTGGCAATCAGTTGTACTGGATTT
Coding sequences within it:
- the LOC119569689 gene encoding protein MEMO1-like gives rise to the protein MQSTCLPVGFGLRVSGVYNELYQTGHFETMSVSADEDEHSIEMHLPYIARLWKSNFRDQFTIVPILVGSLTPEREVHYGRLLAPYLADPQSLFVISSDFCHWGQRFRYTYYDRSVGEIWQSIQKLDKQGMNLIETLNPSAFTEYLKKYGNTICGRHPIGRLAQYKHGHRMLLKFLQYAQSSQCYTSSDSSVSYAAASLIFE